A single region of the Anaerostipes rhamnosivorans genome encodes:
- a CDS encoding MFS transporter, which produces MKKVKLHYAWFILAAVILIRGFAGGGINMTSGLFLSPVSQEIGVGIGSLSIYLSITSIVMVFWLPYAGRLINKYDIRIMAVAGAVLQALSFAGFGFLNKVYGWYLLAIPHAMGATILVNLLGPILINRWFSKNAGTMLGIQMAFVGLFGAVLQPVTSNIITQFGWRTGYFFIGGITFAVVLFTAFILLKNRPEEKHLLPFGADTETAGKNSNFTQKDQLEIPEKTALHSASFYLLLLFMIAITGIGVFTQHIPTYGSLLGYSVRKTGSALAYASIGSAIGSVAIGIISDKIGSLKTCYGMIGIGITAVSGFLLSQRSFVVFAVSTFLHGLVSSGIMVLAPILTLKFYGQSDYEKIFAKISMGAPIASIVLVPGYGFIYDLTDSYRAVLFGMICLLLLASLCITVGWKKRCTKEGCPQWRKNRYDGRQKRS; this is translated from the coding sequence ATGAAAAAAGTAAAATTACATTATGCATGGTTTATCCTAGCGGCTGTCATCCTTATAAGGGGATTTGCAGGCGGAGGTATCAATATGACTTCCGGCCTCTTCTTGTCTCCGGTTTCCCAGGAGATTGGTGTTGGAATTGGAAGTCTTTCCATCTATTTAAGTATCACCTCCATTGTCATGGTGTTTTGGCTCCCCTACGCAGGCCGTCTGATCAACAAATATGATATCCGAATCATGGCTGTGGCAGGAGCTGTCCTGCAGGCTCTCTCATTCGCCGGTTTTGGGTTCTTGAACAAAGTTTACGGATGGTACCTGCTGGCCATTCCCCATGCCATGGGCGCCACCATTTTAGTAAATCTGCTGGGACCTATCCTGATCAACCGATGGTTTTCAAAAAATGCAGGCACTATGCTCGGCATCCAGATGGCCTTTGTAGGCCTGTTCGGTGCAGTACTTCAGCCGGTGACTTCAAATATCATCACACAGTTTGGCTGGAGAACAGGTTATTTTTTCATAGGTGGAATTACCTTTGCCGTGGTACTTTTCACCGCTTTTATTCTTCTTAAAAACCGGCCGGAAGAAAAACATCTTCTTCCGTTTGGCGCGGATACTGAAACAGCAGGAAAAAACTCCAACTTCACCCAAAAGGACCAGCTGGAGATTCCAGAAAAAACTGCGCTGCATTCTGCCTCTTTTTATTTGCTGCTGCTTTTTATGATCGCTATCACCGGGATCGGTGTCTTTACCCAGCATATTCCTACCTATGGTTCCCTGTTGGGTTACAGTGTTAGGAAAACCGGATCGGCTCTGGCATATGCCTCCATCGGCAGTGCCATCGGCTCCGTTGCCATCGGGATCATCAGCGATAAGATCGGCAGTCTCAAAACCTGCTACGGAATGATCGGCATCGGCATCACTGCAGTGTCCGGATTTCTCTTAAGCCAGAGGAGCTTTGTCGTATTTGCTGTTTCCACTTTCCTTCACGGGCTGGTAAGCTCTGGTATCATGGTTTTAGCCCCGATCCTTACACTGAAATTTTACGGTCAGTCAGACTATGAAAAGATATTTGCCAAGATATCAATGGGCGCACCCATTGCCTCCATTGTGTTAGTTCCCGGTTATGGGTTTATCTACGATCTGACGGACAGCTACCGTGCCGTTCTATTTGGCATGATCTGCCTTCTGCTCCTGGCTTCACTGTGCATCACTGTCGGCTGGAAAAAACGATGTACGAAAGAAGGATGTCCACAATGGAGAAAAAACAGATATGATGGCAGGCAAAAAAGATCCTGA
- the eno gene encoding phosphopyruvate hydratase — protein MDYLEIEKVIGREIIDSRGNPTVEAEVLLAGGTIGRGTAPSGASTGEFEALELRDGDKERFGGKGVSKAVHNINTIINDTLKGMDASDTYAVDRAMISVDGTKDKSKLGANAILAVSIACAKAASAGLDLPLYRFLGGVNANRLPVPMMNILNGGAHAANTVDVQEFMIMPVGAENFREALRWCTEVFHALAALLKSKGLATSVGDEGGFAPDLASDEEAIEYILEAVQAAGYEPGSDFVLAMDAASSEWKGANKGEYILPKSGKKFTSEELVDHWKSLCEKYPISSIEDGLDEEDWDGWKYMTQELGEKIQLVGDDLFVTNTERLGKGIKMGCGNSILIKLNQIGSVSETLEAIKMAHKAGYTAVTSHRSGETEDTTIADLAVALNTGQIKTGAPSRSERVAKYNQLLRIEEELGESAVYPGVGTF, from the coding sequence ATGGATTATTTAGAGATTGAAAAGGTCATAGGAAGGGAAATTATTGATTCCAGGGGAAATCCTACAGTGGAAGCAGAAGTTCTTTTAGCCGGCGGGACAATCGGACGGGGCACAGCACCCAGCGGAGCTTCAACTGGAGAATTTGAGGCGTTGGAATTAAGAGACGGAGATAAGGAGCGTTTTGGAGGAAAAGGTGTGTCCAAGGCAGTTCATAATATTAATACGATCATTAACGATACTTTAAAAGGGATGGATGCATCCGATACTTACGCGGTGGACAGAGCGATGATCAGCGTAGACGGAACAAAGGATAAATCAAAGCTTGGGGCCAATGCGATCCTTGCGGTTTCGATTGCATGCGCAAAGGCGGCATCGGCAGGCCTGGATCTGCCATTATACCGTTTTCTGGGCGGTGTTAATGCCAACCGTCTTCCGGTGCCGATGATGAACATTTTAAACGGAGGTGCCCATGCGGCCAACACCGTCGATGTACAGGAGTTTATGATCATGCCTGTGGGAGCAGAAAATTTCAGGGAAGCACTCCGGTGGTGTACGGAAGTATTCCACGCCTTGGCAGCTTTGCTGAAATCCAAAGGGCTGGCAACCTCCGTGGGTGATGAAGGCGGGTTTGCGCCTGACCTTGCAAGTGATGAGGAAGCCATCGAATATATTTTGGAAGCTGTTCAGGCAGCGGGATATGAGCCGGGCAGTGATTTTGTTCTGGCTATGGATGCTGCTTCCAGCGAGTGGAAAGGCGCGAACAAAGGTGAATATATTCTTCCTAAGAGTGGCAAGAAATTTACCTCAGAAGAACTGGTGGACCACTGGAAATCACTTTGTGAGAAATATCCGATCAGCTCCATTGAGGATGGATTGGATGAGGAAGACTGGGACGGCTGGAAATACATGACCCAGGAGCTTGGAGAGAAAATCCAGCTGGTGGGAGATGACTTATTTGTAACGAATACGGAACGCCTTGGAAAAGGTATCAAGATGGGATGCGGAAATTCTATCTTGATCAAGCTGAACCAGATCGGTTCTGTGTCGGAGACATTGGAAGCTATTAAGATGGCCCATAAAGCGGGTTACACAGCGGTCACATCCCACCGTTCAGGGGAGACAGAAGACACGACCATCGCAGATCTCGCTGTTGCACTTAATACCGGACAGATCAAAACCGGTGCACCGAGCAGAAGTGAGAGGGTGGCAAAATATAATCAGCTTCTGAGGATTGAAGAGGAACTGGGGGAAAGTGCCGTATACCCGGGAGTCGGAACATTTTAG